The Acropora palmata chromosome 10, jaAcrPala1.3, whole genome shotgun sequence genome contains a region encoding:
- the LOC141895125 gene encoding putative ATP-dependent RNA helicase DDX43, translating into MSDWEEEDEGRSHSETAYVAPRGRGRFDKAGDDDNFCDTSNRKSGFGRGQSSRLGRGNNYNLDNRNGLNKDGNSRAFGRGLGGFGRQTRDVIQGDNTWRGDEADESSNCSNWRDRGFRGNSRGFGWSRASQGRDRNCTVMMVPSDDIRYIIGKGGQKIREIQEKSGAYIKIKNDDATYTETPVEISGGEDAVKQAKEFIDKIVNPESSLTHNIGGLSVENGGASERHDPPPPSKIIPWAKLREEQAEREVARWADLPPIKKVFYQEHRAVANMDAETVDKFRSDNNNIMVENYGETVQDRAIPNPIRTFDEAYANFSEIMDEICKAGFERPSPIQCQSWPIVMSGMDLIGIAQTGTGKTLAFLLPAFLHIDGQDTPRNQRGGPTVLVLSPTRELALQIEAEVKKFHYRGIKSVCVYGGGSRKDQIQVVQKGVEIVIATPGRLNDLLMNEIMDVKSVTYLVLDEADRMLDMGFEPAIKKILLDIRPDRQTIMTSATWPKGVQRMADQYMKNPVRVFVGSLDLNACHNVTQYVEVLDPADKKQRTLEFIAGMREDDKVLIFVGKKVKADDIASDFMLAGIPGVQCIHGDREQVDREQALDDFKTGRAKILIATDVASRGLDIRGVTCVLNFDFPRSIEDYVHRIGRTGRAGKKGTSLSLVTRDDWRQAHKLINIMVEANQEVPDELADMAERYQEFRDRNGYNKEGGRGGRRGGGGDGCYNCGGSGHFARECPQGGGDRRGGRGSRRERQDFGIVSNGYDQGFGFW; encoded by the exons ATGAGTGACTGGGAAGAAGAGGATGAAGGTAGGAGCCATTCTGAGACTGCGTACGTTGCACCACGCGGACGAGGAAGGTTTGACAAGGCTGGTGACGATGACAATTTTTGTGACACTTCAAACAGAAAATCAGGATTTGGACGAGGACAAAGTAGCCGCCTCGGTAGAGGCAACAACTACAACTTAGACAATAGGAATGGTCTCAATAAAGACGGAAATTCGCGGGCGTTCGGCCGAGGGTTGGGTGGTTTTGGACGCCAAACCAGAGATGTCATTCAAGGTGATAACACGTGGAGAGGTGACGAGGCAGACGAAAGCAGCAATTGTAGCAACTGGAGGGACAGAGGATTTAGAGGCAATTCTAGGGGATTTGGCTGGTCACGTGCAAGTCAAGGACGAGACAGGAATTGCACGGTGATGATGGTTCCCTCAGATGACATACGCTACATAATTG GGAAAGGGGGccaaaaaataagggaaatcCAGGAAAAAAGTGGAGCCTACATCAAG ATAAAAAATGATGATGCCACTTATACAGAAACTCCAGTTGAAATATCAGGCGGGGAAGATGCCGTAAAGCAGGCCAAAGAATTTATTGACAAGATTGTCAACCCGGAATCTTCTCTCACACACAACATTGGAG GTTTATCTGTGGAGAACGGTGGTGCATCTGAAAG acatgacccccctcccccttctAAAATCATCCCATGGGCAAAACTTCGAGAGGAGCAAGCAGAAAGAGAAGTAGCCAGATGGGCAG ACCTTCCACCGATCAAGAAAGTTTTCTACCAGGAACATAGGGCAGTAGCAAACATGGATGCAGAGACAGTGGATAAATTCAG AtctgacaacaacaacatcatgGTGGAGAACTATGGAGAAACTGTACAAGACAGAGCTATTCCCAATCCAATTAGAACATTTGATGAGGCTTATGCTAATTTTT CTGAGATCATGGATGAAATTTGCAAAGCGGGGTTTGAGCGACCATCCCCAATACAG TGCCAGTCTTGGCCTATTGTAATGTCTGGCATGGATCTTATTGGCATTGCTCAG ACTGGCACTGGAAAAACATTGGCATTCCTTCTTCCTGCATTTCTGCATATTGATGGTCAAGACAC acCTCGCAACCAAAGAGGTGGTCCCACAGTATTGGTGTTGTCACCTACTCGTGAGCTTGCGTTACAAATTGAAGCTGAAGTAAAAAAGTTTCACTACAGGGGAATTAAAAG TGTTTGCGTGTATGGAGGAGGAAGTCGGAAAGATCAGATTCAAGTTGTACAGAAAGGAGTGGAAATTGTCATTG CCACACCTGGGAGATTGAATGATCTCCTTATGAATGAAATCATGGATGTTAAAAGTGTTACCTACTTG GTTCTTGATGAAGCTGACAGGATGCTTGATATGGGCTTTGAACcagcaataaagaaaattcttcTGGACATCAGACCTGACAGACAGACCATTATGACCAG TGCTACATGGCCAAAAGGAGTTCAGCGGATGGCTGATCAGTACATGAAAAATCCAGTGAGAGTCTTTGTAGGTTCATTGGATCTAAAT GCGTGTCACAATGTCACTCAGTATGTGGAAGTACTGGATCCTGCTGATAAAAAACAAAGG ACTCTGGAGTTTATTGCTGGAATGCGTGAGGACGACAAAGTTCTCATTTTTGTTGGAAAGAAAGTGAA agctGATGACATTGCGAGTGATTTCATGTTAGCTGGAATACCAGGTGTTCAGTGTATTCATGGTGACAG AGAGCAAGTTGACCGAGAACAAGCCCTGGATGATTTCAAAACTGGTCGAGCAAAAATTCTCATAGCAACAGACGTAGCTTCAAGGGGATTGGATATCCGTGGTGTCAC GTGCGTGCTTAATTTTGACTTTCCTCGTAGCATAGAGGACTACGTCCATCGCATTGGCCGCACAGGGAGGGCAGG aaaaaagGGCACCTCTCTGTCGCTTGTGACGCGAGATGATTGGAGACAGGCTCATAAGCTCATAAATATCATGGTAGAAGCCAATCAG GAAGTTCCCGACGAATTGGCAGACATGGCCGAACGTTATCAGGAGTTCCGTGATCGGAACGGGTACAATAAGGAAGGCGGGAGAGGAGGCAGGAGGGGAG GTGGGGGTGACGGCTGTTACAACTGCGGTGGAAGTGGTCACTTCGCTCGGGAGTGTCCACAGGGGGGAGGTGACAGGCGAGGTGGGAGGGGAAGCCGAAGGGAGCGTCAAGACTTTGGTATTGTTAGTAATGGTTATGACCAGGGCTTTGGATTTTGGTGA